From one Amycolatopsis sp. FDAARGOS 1241 genomic stretch:
- a CDS encoding PLP-dependent cysteine synthase family protein: MSRLHNRAWVREAVRIIEADANRSADTHLHVFPLPQEWGVDLYLKDESVHPTGSLKHRLARSLLLYGLVNGQIGPDTTLIEASSGSTAVSEAYFARMLGLKFVTVVPRRTSKEKIALIEFYGGECHYVDRAPDMYPEAERLASECGGHYLDQFTYAERATDWRGNNNIAESVFAQMRAERHPVPSWIVVGAGTGGTSATFGRYVRYKRHTTKIAVVDPENSSFYGAWETGELDYSTGMPSRIEGIGRPRVEPSFVPGVIDEMFQVPDAASLAAIRLLRDHTGHWAGGSTGTNLYGAFALISRMVAEGQAGSVVTLLCDGGDRYAHTYYDDEWLAEQGIDIAPYRARFDEFLISGRFEG; the protein is encoded by the coding sequence ATGAGCCGGCTCCACAACCGCGCCTGGGTGCGCGAGGCCGTCCGCATCATCGAGGCCGACGCGAACCGCAGCGCCGACACGCACTTGCACGTCTTCCCGCTGCCGCAGGAGTGGGGCGTCGACCTGTACCTGAAGGACGAGTCCGTGCACCCCACGGGCTCGCTCAAGCACCGGCTGGCCCGGTCGCTGCTGCTCTACGGCCTGGTCAACGGCCAGATCGGCCCGGACACCACGCTCATCGAGGCCTCCAGCGGCTCCACGGCCGTCTCCGAGGCGTACTTCGCGCGGATGCTGGGCCTGAAGTTCGTGACGGTGGTGCCGCGCCGCACGAGCAAGGAGAAGATCGCCCTCATCGAGTTCTACGGCGGCGAATGCCACTACGTGGACCGGGCGCCGGACATGTACCCGGAAGCGGAGCGGCTGGCGTCGGAGTGCGGTGGGCACTACCTCGACCAGTTCACCTACGCGGAGCGGGCGACGGACTGGCGGGGGAACAACAACATCGCCGAATCCGTGTTCGCGCAGATGCGGGCGGAGCGGCATCCGGTGCCGTCGTGGATCGTCGTGGGCGCCGGCACCGGTGGGACGAGCGCGACCTTCGGCCGGTACGTGCGGTACAAGCGGCACACCACGAAGATCGCGGTCGTGGATCCGGAGAACTCGTCCTTCTACGGGGCGTGGGAGACCGGGGAGCTGGACTACTCGACCGGGATGCCGTCGCGCATCGAGGGCATCGGGCGACCGCGGGTGGAGCCGTCGTTCGTGCCCGGGGTGATCGACGAGATGTTCCAGGTGCCGGATGCCGCGTCGCTGGCGGCTATCCGGTTGCTGCGTGATCACACGGGGCACTGGGCCGGGGGGTCCACGGGGACGAACCTGTACGGGGCGTTCGCGTTGATCTCGCGGATGGTGGCTGAGGGGCAGGCTGGGTCTGTCGTGACGTTGTTGTGTGACGGCGGTGACCGGTACGCGCACACGTATTACGACGATGAGTGGTTGGCGGAGCAGGGGATCGACATCGCGCCTTATCGGGCGAGGTTTGATGAGTTCCTGATCAGTGGGCGGTTCGAGGGCTGA
- a CDS encoding cytochrome c biogenesis protein ResB, translated as MPPIEAPPANPQRPYKPSAGKQVLAFLRNTWRGLTSMRTALILLFLLALAALPGALLPQNRLNAAKVDEYISSHGWWGTLLDKLQFYDVYSSVWFSAIYLLLMISLVGCLTPRSWDYVKQMRARPVLTPRNLARMPHHRIARTSRTAEAVREDVLKQLSGWRKVEREEEDGGFSVSAERGYLRETGNLLFHFGMLGLIIFFALGKLYSYEGQVIVQADGSQFCNSGIYNYDSFEAGLRIDGTDLDPFCVKVNDFTAHYTDTNEADYYHSNIQYQSGPDLQTGTWRPYNLQVNDPLRTAGDRVYLLGNGYSPQFTVTFPNGEKRTQNTQWRPTDTGTMLSQGATKFDTPGITDEIQRRTKQLAITGILAPTSFVHAGVLTSTAPQLKNPMVAVDVLRGDLGLDAGRGQSVFDVDQDRVADGRLKRVARQNLAVGQELTLDDGTKVRFDGVNEWVNLQISHDPTQGYVLGFAIVMFAGLGASLLVKRRRLWVRVSRGDDGHAGTVIEVAGLARTDQAGYGEEFQRIGERLVTGRKGS; from the coding sequence GTGCCCCCCATCGAAGCGCCCCCCGCCAACCCCCAGCGCCCGTACAAGCCGTCAGCGGGAAAACAGGTGCTCGCGTTCCTGCGCAACACCTGGCGCGGCCTTACGTCGATGCGCACCGCGCTGATCCTGCTGTTCCTGCTGGCGCTCGCCGCGCTGCCCGGCGCCCTGCTGCCCCAGAACCGCCTCAACGCCGCGAAGGTCGACGAGTACATCTCGAGCCACGGCTGGTGGGGCACTCTGCTCGACAAGCTGCAGTTCTACGACGTCTACTCCAGCGTCTGGTTCTCCGCGATCTACCTGCTGCTGATGATCTCGCTGGTCGGCTGCCTCACGCCGCGCAGCTGGGACTACGTCAAGCAGATGCGCGCGCGCCCGGTGCTGACGCCGCGCAACCTCGCCCGCATGCCGCACCACCGCATCGCCCGCACCTCGCGCACCGCCGAGGCCGTGCGCGAGGACGTGCTCAAGCAGCTGTCCGGCTGGCGCAAGGTCGAGCGCGAAGAGGAGGACGGCGGCTTCAGCGTCTCCGCCGAACGCGGCTACCTGCGCGAGACCGGCAACCTGCTCTTCCACTTCGGCATGCTCGGCCTGATCATCTTCTTCGCCCTCGGCAAGCTCTACAGCTACGAGGGCCAGGTCATCGTGCAGGCCGACGGCAGCCAGTTCTGCAACTCCGGCATCTACAACTACGACTCGTTCGAAGCCGGCCTGCGCATCGACGGCACCGACCTCGACCCGTTCTGCGTGAAGGTCAACGACTTCACCGCCCACTACACGGACACGAACGAGGCCGACTACTACCACTCCAACATCCAGTACCAGTCCGGCCCGGATCTGCAGACCGGCACCTGGCGGCCGTACAACCTGCAGGTCAACGACCCGCTGCGCACCGCGGGCGACCGCGTCTACTTGCTCGGCAACGGCTACTCACCCCAGTTCACCGTGACCTTCCCCAACGGCGAGAAGCGCACGCAGAACACGCAGTGGCGGCCGACCGACACGGGCACGATGCTCTCGCAGGGCGCCACCAAGTTCGACACGCCGGGCATCACCGACGAGATCCAGCGCCGCACGAAGCAGCTCGCGATCACCGGCATCCTCGCGCCGACGTCGTTCGTCCACGCCGGCGTGCTCACCTCCACCGCGCCGCAGCTGAAGAACCCGATGGTCGCCGTCGACGTGCTGCGCGGCGACCTCGGCCTCGACGCGGGCCGCGGGCAGTCGGTGTTCGACGTGGACCAGGACCGCGTCGCCGACGGCCGCCTCAAGCGCGTCGCGCGGCAGAACCTGGCCGTGGGCCAGGAGCTCACGCTCGACGACGGCACCAAGGTGCGCTTCGACGGCGTGAACGAGTGGGTGAACCTCCAGATCTCGCACGACCCGACGCAGGGGTACGTGCTCGGCTTCGCGATCGTGATGTTCGCGGGTCTCGGGGCGTCGTTGCTGGTCAAGCGGCGTCGACTGTGGGTGCGGGTGAGCCGCGGTGACGACGGACACGCGGGTACCGTGATCGAGGTCGCCGGCCTCGCGCGCACCGACCAAGCAGGGTACGGCGAAGAGTTCCAGCGGATCGGCGAACGGCTGGTCACGGGCCGGAAAGGCAGCTGA
- a CDS encoding MinD/ParA family protein produces MTGPSEEAARATAGEAQAQAEQAQEPAAELFSDERTDSAPHPPSGPYDAQPTQVVASPNPNSGPHAVPQQQAQVPPGYAQQQYDQNLPPLQPHQPQQPQQQYPPTGYPPSQQQPSGLPQPGGRPASAVPDDLATAHLVKQAKRTPQSGWRKALYLGTGKLVNPGESPADTRRRELIARVNQPLRGCYKIAMLSLKGGVGKTTATTTLGSTFASLRGDRVVAVDANPDRGTLSQKIAIETTATVRHLLRDAEKITRYSDVRSYTSQGSSRLEILASEQDPAVSEAFSEIDYRRTVNLLEHFYNIVLTDCGTGLMHSAMKGVLDLADSLVVVSSGSVDGARSASATLDWLEAHGYGELVKRSVVVINSVRPKGSSVDLDKLAAHFGAKVRAVCRIPFDAHLEEGAEIELERLGGDTRLALLELAATVADGFGAQQYR; encoded by the coding sequence GTGACCGGACCCAGTGAAGAAGCGGCCCGGGCTACGGCCGGAGAGGCTCAGGCGCAGGCCGAACAGGCGCAGGAACCGGCAGCCGAGCTGTTCTCCGACGAACGCACGGACTCGGCGCCGCACCCGCCTTCGGGGCCCTACGACGCACAGCCGACGCAGGTCGTCGCGTCTCCGAACCCGAACTCCGGGCCGCACGCCGTGCCGCAACAGCAGGCCCAGGTGCCGCCGGGGTACGCGCAGCAGCAGTACGACCAGAACCTGCCCCCGTTGCAACCCCACCAGCCGCAGCAACCCCAGCAGCAGTACCCGCCCACGGGGTACCCGCCCTCGCAGCAGCAGCCGTCGGGCCTGCCGCAGCCGGGCGGGCGCCCCGCGTCGGCCGTGCCCGACGACCTGGCCACCGCACACCTGGTGAAGCAGGCGAAGCGCACGCCGCAGTCGGGCTGGCGCAAGGCGCTGTACCTCGGCACGGGCAAGCTCGTGAACCCCGGTGAGAGCCCGGCCGACACGCGCCGGCGGGAGCTGATCGCGCGCGTCAACCAGCCGCTGCGCGGGTGCTACAAGATCGCGATGCTGTCGCTCAAGGGCGGCGTGGGCAAGACCACCGCCACGACCACGCTGGGCTCGACCTTCGCGTCGCTGCGCGGCGACCGCGTGGTGGCCGTCGACGCGAACCCCGACCGCGGCACGCTGTCGCAGAAGATCGCCATCGAAACCACGGCGACCGTGCGCCACTTGTTGCGCGACGCCGAGAAGATCACCCGGTACAGCGACGTGCGCTCGTACACGTCGCAGGGGTCGAGCCGCCTGGAGATCCTCGCCAGCGAACAGGACCCGGCCGTGTCGGAGGCGTTCTCGGAGATCGACTACCGCCGCACGGTGAACCTGCTGGAGCACTTCTACAACATCGTGCTCACCGACTGCGGCACCGGTTTGATGCACTCGGCGATGAAGGGCGTGCTCGACCTGGCCGACTCACTCGTCGTCGTGTCGTCCGGTTCGGTCGACGGCGCGCGGTCCGCGTCGGCCACGCTCGACTGGCTCGAAGCCCACGGCTACGGCGAACTGGTGAAGCGCTCGGTGGTCGTCATCAACTCGGTGCGCCCGAAGGGCAGCTCGGTCGACCTGGACAAGCTCGCAGCCCACTTCGGCGCCAAGGTCCGCGCCGTCTGCCGCATCCCGTTCGACGCACACCTGGAGGAGGGCGCGGAAATCGAGCTGGAGCGTCTGGGCGGGGACACGCGCCTCGCGCTGCTGGAGCTGGCGGCCACGGTCGCGGACGGTTTCGGCGCGCAGCAGTACCGCTGA
- a CDS encoding BldC family transcriptional regulator, whose translation MTATMGGRLLTPGEVAALFRVDPKTVTRWATAGRIGSIRTPGGHRRFRESEVNELLAELTTDASEPARKA comes from the coding sequence ATGACCGCGACGATGGGCGGAAGGCTGCTCACCCCGGGTGAGGTGGCCGCCTTGTTCCGGGTGGACCCGAAGACGGTCACCCGGTGGGCCACGGCCGGCCGGATCGGCTCGATCCGGACCCCGGGCGGGCACCGCCGGTTCCGCGAGTCCGAGGTGAACGAGCTCCTCGCCGAGCTCACCACCGACGCGAGCGAACCGGCCCGCAAGGCCTGA
- the ccsB gene encoding c-type cytochrome biogenesis protein CcsB — protein sequence MQINETLSQYSDWFYTTTVAIYVLALLLTLFEQAFGAKGRLAHERSAQKTLVGAGAPVIEDVDKPAEPEAPREVGRPERIGRMGAALLVLGAALQLTAIVLRGLAVHRAPWGNMYEYGMAVTFITVVAWLVVIKKFPVRHLTGFVLLPVVILMFINGTLLYTVAAPVVPALQSYWLYIHVSAAIIGSGVFLVPGVASVLYLFRTAYDRNPAKFPGFGPKLPAADVLDRIAYRATIIAFPIFTFGVLCGAVWAEAAWGRFWGWDPKETVAFIAWVVYASYLHSRATAGWRGTRAAVINIVGFAVTIFNLFFVNLVTAGLHSYAGVS from the coding sequence ATGCAGATCAACGAGACGTTGTCGCAGTACAGCGACTGGTTCTACACCACCACGGTGGCGATCTACGTCCTCGCGCTCCTGCTCACGCTGTTCGAGCAGGCCTTCGGCGCCAAGGGCCGCCTGGCCCACGAGCGCAGCGCGCAGAAGACCCTCGTCGGCGCCGGGGCGCCGGTGATCGAGGACGTCGACAAGCCGGCGGAGCCCGAGGCCCCGCGGGAGGTCGGGCGGCCCGAGCGCATCGGGCGCATGGGCGCGGCGCTGCTGGTGCTGGGCGCTGCGCTGCAGCTCACCGCGATCGTGCTGCGTGGTCTCGCCGTGCACCGCGCGCCGTGGGGCAACATGTACGAGTACGGCATGGCGGTCACCTTCATCACGGTGGTCGCGTGGCTGGTCGTCATCAAGAAGTTCCCGGTGCGCCACCTCACGGGTTTCGTGTTGCTGCCCGTCGTGATCCTGATGTTCATCAACGGCACGCTGCTGTACACGGTGGCCGCGCCGGTCGTGCCCGCGCTGCAGTCCTACTGGCTCTACATCCACGTGTCGGCCGCGATCATCGGTTCGGGCGTGTTCCTGGTGCCCGGTGTGGCCAGCGTGCTGTACCTGTTCCGCACCGCCTACGACCGCAACCCGGCCAAGTTCCCCGGCTTCGGCCCGAAGCTGCCGGCCGCCGACGTGCTCGACCGCATCGCCTACCGCGCCACGATCATCGCGTTCCCGATCTTCACCTTCGGCGTGCTGTGCGGCGCCGTGTGGGCCGAGGCCGCGTGGGGCCGCTTCTGGGGCTGGGACCCGAAGGAGACCGTCGCCTTCATCGCGTGGGTCGTGTACGCCTCCTACCTGCACTCCCGCGCCACCGCCGGCTGGCGCGGCACGCGCGCGGCCGTGATCAACATCGTCGGGTTCGCGGTGACGATCTTCAACCTGTTCTTCGTCAACCTGGTGACCGCCGGGCTGCACTCCTACGCCGGGGTCAGCTGA
- a CDS encoding Lrp/AsnC family transcriptional regulator, whose amino-acid sequence MDQLDRKIIAALRVNGRATYADLGRSVGLSASSVHERVGKLEAAGVITGYHAMVDPSTVGLGVTALVGIHPTDTATDDDVASALGELAEVESCYAVAGDEAFVVKVRVSTVDELEHTLGRLRRIPGVGRTNTTVVLSTRFEGRPNNTGLGEEDGNKA is encoded by the coding sequence GTGGATCAGCTGGACCGGAAGATCATCGCCGCGCTGCGGGTCAACGGCCGGGCCACCTACGCCGACCTGGGCCGGTCCGTGGGGCTTTCGGCTTCGTCGGTGCACGAGCGCGTCGGCAAGCTCGAAGCGGCCGGGGTGATCACCGGCTACCACGCGATGGTGGACCCGAGCACCGTCGGACTGGGTGTCACCGCGCTCGTGGGCATCCACCCGACCGACACCGCGACCGACGACGACGTCGCGTCCGCGCTCGGCGAGCTGGCCGAGGTGGAGAGTTGCTACGCCGTGGCCGGTGACGAAGCGTTCGTGGTGAAGGTGCGCGTGTCGACGGTCGACGAGCTGGAGCACACGCTCGGGCGCCTGCGCCGCATCCCGGGCGTCGGGCGCACCAACACGACCGTGGTGCTCTCGACGCGCTTCGAGGGCCGTCCGAACAACACGGGCCTGGGCGAAGAGGACGGGAACAAGGCGTAG
- a CDS encoding DUF4229 domain-containing protein, with amino-acid sequence MSETPKNLYRDLTVYLVARFALVAVVAWVLTLVGVPLLVALLIGLVVGLPLGLLLFRSLNTRVTAGLAKRNEARARARAALRAELRGDGSTGDDAA; translated from the coding sequence GTGAGCGAAACGCCGAAGAACCTGTACCGCGACCTGACGGTCTACCTAGTGGCGCGCTTCGCGCTGGTGGCCGTGGTCGCGTGGGTGCTGACGCTGGTCGGGGTGCCCTTGCTGGTCGCCCTCCTGATCGGGCTCGTCGTGGGTCTGCCGCTCGGGCTGCTGCTCTTCCGCTCGCTCAACACGCGCGTGACGGCGGGCCTGGCCAAGCGCAACGAAGCCCGCGCGCGCGCCCGGGCGGCCCTGCGCGCCGAGCTCCGCGGCGACGGCTCCACCGGCGACGACGCCGCATGA